Sequence from the Megalops cyprinoides isolate fMegCyp1 chromosome 9, fMegCyp1.pri, whole genome shotgun sequence genome:
TGCCGTCCCTCCAAGGACATGATGCAAACCTCCTCTCCTTCAATGACGACAGTCTCCAGCTCTGTCAACCCCGCGGGCATCACGGTCCCCGCCAGCACCCTGCACCAAGGGAGTGTTGCCATGACCACCATCAACTCACAAGTGGTACCAGGTGGGTTGACCTGCAGGCGTCTAATGGGAAGGTGTAGGAGGTAGACACCCTGTTGCTATCTTACCTACCATCAGCAGAGATCAGTGATGTCCAAAGGTGTTCTTGCTTTTAAGATGAAGAATCCCAGTAAAGCAGGACGTCAGAATGGCACATGCACTCTTATACTTGGGTCACATGGATAGGTTTAGCTAACTGCCGTTGTTTCATTAAGGCTGTTTTGCTAATGGTCTTTTGCATTTAGCTAGTTGCATTTGGCGACATTGCTTGGaacaatacaaagaaaaatatgtgtattgCACATATCATAATTTTGAGTTTGAGTTCACTGATGGTGtaatcaaacaaaatattattgcTTGTTTAATTAGTTAGCTATCTAGTTTTGTTGCCATATTATTTCTGTTAGAGTTCCTTAAGATAGTTATCTAGCTGTAAATCTGTGGATGGCTTTATCCAACATGCTTTCACAGAATGGTTGATACAGCTGGCCTAATTATAGCATTATAGGTATTGAAAGTGTTTTCATGAAACCTAACAGGCTATTTAGGCAattctgaaatttcttttttaatacatttcatcTTCCCTTGAAAAACAGAATTGACATTATTTGTAGTTAAACCTCAGGCGTGATGCTTTTATATTTCCTAAATAGCTGGTGAGAGGACAAGATTAGAGAGAGTATCAGTGAGTCTATGATGTTAAAGCTTTTGATGCATGACATCCTAATTCTGACCCCAACCCCCTCCTCAATGGGCACTGTGAATTCAGACAAGACACATTGATCCAGTTTCTCTGCAGTTACAAAGCTCAGCACATCCCAGAGTGTACATTAAACAACCAGTATAGACATATTGGCCTTTAGAATAATGATCTGATtctaaaactgtgaaaatgtttgtgaacgcagctgtgttttatttcagagtGCATTTGTGTTGTACTTGTACCAGTGTTTTGATGGTGTCACTCGTTTCTGATGTGCCTGATTGTGTGTGTTCCAGGCGGAACCTTGTATCAGCCTGTTACCATGGTGACCTCTCAGGGGCAGGTTCTAACCCAGGCGTTACCCCAGGGAACCATTCAGATCCAAAATGCACAGGTGAGGGGATAACTTCACCCCCTGACATGAAAACCTGTTTTGGTTAGCTGATCTCTAAACCAgagacaaaatatatataaaaaaaaaaacatgttggtgCAACTGGGGGCAACTCGTTAACCAATGTCTGAGTGGAgatttttgttaataataaaatcacaatGTGTATTTTACTCGAAGAGCATTTCTTGTCTGTGTGTTACTGGCTTATACCACTGCCCAAGATGGAGATGCCTTGTTTTGCGATGTTCAGCATGTGGATGTCATTAAGCAAGACCCACTGAACTCATGCATAAATGGATTACAGGACCAGCTGCATCCCTGAAGTATGCTTGGCATAGCGAGGGCCACAGAGATGCAGGGCTAAAGACGAGCCTTTGCCATGCTGTGGCATGTTTAGGAGTCAGGCCATAGAGACAGAGGGACCTGCATTTGACAGACAGTGGTGGCTGTGGAGACAACCCCAGGAAGCAGCCGAGGCCATCGGTGACACGAGGCCGAGAACAGAGAGCCGTCTGCAGCAAGCTCCGTCCCCAACGAGTGCTCCCGTCTCTGTGTCGCCAATTAATTCAGCCTGTTTCTGGAACACGCATTCCCAGGGCAGAGGGGGGCGGAGGAGGGATTTCCTTGCGACACGctggctgccatggcaaccagcaccttatttatattatttatttacctcCATATCAGCAGGGAggcctttccttttttgtaacaTGACTTGCATCTCTAGATCTCTCTAGCGTCTGTATggaaattgttttattaatttgttcagCCTATCTACAGTTTGTTTGCTCGTTGgttgtttttccacacattttgCACTTAATAAAGCGGATAAAGGGGCGTTTTTCAAGTTCTGATGTTTTTGTTCCAGCCCATTTGAGCTGCGGCTGCAAATGGCTTGTAGGATATTGTCTCAGTGCCTAACGTGGAATAACACGTAAAGTTATCATGATAAGACATGCAGTATCCGACCGTTATATTATTATCTCTTGGTGACAGAGTGAGGATCCAAACTGCGGTGCATCCCCGATGATTGTGAAAGGACTTGAAATGAGCCCTCCAAGACCTGTGTAATTAGTGCTGTTCAAGCTCTCCCCTGCTGTGATAATTCCCCTCAGAGCTTCACACATAAAATGCCTCTGATTCTCTCCGTCTGCACCAAAACTGCACTCCCTCACAGCAAAGTCCTCTCGAGCAGACCAGTTTACAAATTTGTCCGGTTTACTGTACAGACAGGGTGCTAAATCATTCCTGTATTCACTGGTTAACAACAGGAATTCCCTTGGAGCCAGAAAACGTGGGTACAACGTTAGAAAATTGCCAGGGGATGTTAAACTCCTGCATGTTCAGGATGTGTCAGTGGTGCTTTCAGCCCCCTGTGCAGAGATCCAGCAGACCCCAACCACATtctattttaatgaaaaaataagttGGTTAGAGGCTTGGAGTGAGAGGGGCTCCCTTGCTTTTTCATCCAGAACATCACCTAGGAGCTCAGCAGTAAGGAAAGCATATAAAGAATGCTCATggtatatgatatatgatatacaGTACAAGTAAACTACATGAAGTTTGACCAGTGTCATATTCTTAACATCCCACAAGGGAGTCATAAACAGAAGAACCCAGTTTAAATGTCACTGATCATCTGTTGGTTTATCTAAAGGAGTGTAAAGATATTCTGTGCAGGTGTGGGAAATAGTcaagcacttttattttgacatctatactgtgtgtgggtgtgttggggggagggtcTTGTTACTATGGTGATAAAAGACCTCCTTGCCAGAGAGATGGTGACCCCTCCCCTCACTCTGTTGTGATGGAAGGTCggtgtcaccatggcaactctgacaccccccccccggtgcTCTCCTCCTCAAGGTAAACCTGGACCTGTCTTCCCTTCTGGAGGGCGACGATAAGAAGTCGAAAAACAAGAGGGGGGTCCTCCCAAAACAGGCCACCAACATCATGCGCTCCTGGCTCTTCCAGCACCTCATGGTGAGCCAATACAGCCCTGCCTGCGGGCACTTCTGTGACCTGCTGCTTATTAACATGGACCCTGACATCAGAACCAGAGAAGGACTCTTAATATATGATAAAATACCAGTACCTCTTGCCATTTGTCTACTGGGTTCTTTGGGTTTTTGGACTTATGCGACCTACTCTGTATTAACACTTTATTGCTCTTTGTTACTCTTTATTCACGTTAACATTAACATGTACCACCCATAGGAGAACCAGAGAAGGACAGTTAATATgttatgttgtatgtatgtaatgtttagtAGGAACAGTATGAGTGTCTATGCGATGGGTACAATGCGTGCCTCTCTTTCACAACCCACCTCAACCCCTGTCCCTACCCAGAGCCACCGAGCCTCAGATGTTGGTAATCATTGGAGTGCAGGGCACTCAATGTGTTTTTGAGTTCATCACTGAGTCCAAATTGATAAAGGAAGCCAACCACACCGGGCTTCACAGGACTGTCTTCGTATGCAGCAGTTGAAAGGCTACGGCTggctgtggagacagagaggcaggcttGATCGATCTGCTGAATCTGAATAaatcttctcttctttctgcctGGTTTATCTGTCCATCTCTAGCACCCATACCCCACAGAGGATGAGAAGAGACAGATTGCTGCACAAACAAACCTCACCTTGCTACAGGTCAACAACTGGTAAGAATCAATCAGACAATCCTTCACGCTGAAGTGGTTATCGTAGCGATGGCTGGGTGCCGTCTCGCTCAGTCCTTGAATGACTTCTTCCATTCGGCCTACCTTTTACATGTTATGTCACAGTCTTTGCTTGCATATTAGTGTTTACTGTTATGTGCATCTGCTTGTTTTAAAAGCATATGAAACTAAAGATCAatttaattctaaaaaaaatcttatttttgtaGAATACTTAAACAATGGTAATGCCAGTAGCTTTGGAGAAAGCATGGTgtccataaaaaaacaaaaaaaacagataagaaAAGACCCAAATCTAGTGTTTTCCCAGATTCTAGCACAGGTCATCCTGGCCGGAAGGCTCAGACAATGTGTTTTGTTGAATTCACCAAATACTGACCAAGTGTATGGACCATATATGGCTGATTTATGAAGCCatggtatgtccaaccaaacaatTTTCCTGGGGTTTTTATACTTTCATAGCACCATCATAGTTACCTTTTCAATGTCCTGCAGTCTTGCATTACCTGAAATCGAGGTGGCATTCGGAATACTTTGGCCCCCTCTAGTGGTCATGCAATGTGCTCATAAGGCCACTGAACCCATCAGTGAAGATTATTTTTTGTCTACTCACTTCTCCTTTGCCCTGAAATCTAACATTAACAGGGCATACACAGAAGCACAATAAGGGATACGCAATAATTAACAGCGATGTGAAGGTCAGCCACTGGCATCTGTGCTCCTGAAAggacccacaatgcattgctcCCGCCCCTGTTTCGGCAGGTTCATTAATGCTCGCAGGCGGATCCTCCAGCCCATGCTGGACGCCAGTAACCCGGACCCCGCGCCCAAGGCCAAGAAGATGAAGTCCCAGCACCGCCCCACGCAGCGCTTCTGGCCGGACTCCATTGCAAGCGGCGTCCTTCAGACGCATGGAGAGCATCCCACCAGCAACTCAGATGGTGAgcatctccacccccccccccccccccccccccccccggcctctccacacccccccccccgcctctccacaccctcccccctgcctctccacaaggcccccccccaacagcctCAGGCTCTCATGCCTaagcttctgtttctctgttttcccGGTTACCAGCTGTGCTGCCAGCCTGATTTCAAGTTCTGTTAGCATTGCTGGATGTGTTTAGCTTGCTTGCTTGGTATAGACAATAATAACATGAAGTAACTTGAATATAATGTGTGATAGGATGgtgtgaagaagaaaaaatgggAAATATGATTCTGAGATTTGTAGAAGAGGGtttggataataataataataataataataatacacttaTTTTGTAGAGAacaagacatacacacactttcatacaaATCAGACGAGGTTATATTAGTATCATCCAATGCCTTTCACACATCACATCTAGAGCAGAGTGTTCAGctctgggcaccacactataagAAGGACAATGAAGTAATGATGTGCTCTCTTTAGTCTCAGCAAAGGGGAAGCTTGGGACTAATAAAGTGGGCTATAAAAACTATTTCAAGATgagctctctctgcagagcaaGAGGACATAGCTGAAAATGAACTGACTGTACATTCAACACAAGGACGTTTACTTTCCTCACACAGTTATAAGTACATGAAACAGTTCAATAGGATTTATGGTAGAATACTAGAGCACTCACAACAAGGCTTAACACGTTACCGTGATACACAAGTAGACTATGGGCAGAATTATGAGCCTAGTTAGGCCAAATGACCTCAtcaatcattacattatattacatcacattattggcatttagctcttatccagagtgacttacacaaggtacagtttttacatgttatccatttaaccagctggatatttactaaggcagctgtgggttaaatactttgcccaggggtacagcagtagcaccccagcagggaatcaaaccagcaaccttctggatacaagccctgcttcttaccactatgctacactgccaccccgaTTCAAATTCTGTTACTTATCACTGTATTGTATCTCTATGTATCTCTACCAGCCAGCTTGTACCTTATCTGGCGAACTATTGAAACTCGGTCATGCAGCACTACTGATATTGTTGACTttttgttgactccttatatggctttttgcttgtgttgtactctgcctcacttgtaagccgcattggataaaggcatctgccaaatgaatgcatgtaaatgtatatgtaaatgttatgtgtgcctgtctctgtcctccAGGCTCGTTGGCGGGGGACAGCTTGCAGCCGCTGTCCTCGGACTCGGCCACCCTGGCCATGCAGCAGGCCATGCTCGGGGGGGCCGACGACTCGCTGGACGGGacggaagaggaggaggaggaagaggaggaggaagaagaggaggaggaagaggaagagatggaggcagaggacagagagggagagggagtgggagagaggcagctgAGAAACCCGGGCATGAGAGTCATGGGCAGGGAACACAGAGAAGGAGTGtagggatggagagaaaaaagaaaaaaagaagagaacgAGGAAGAGGACGCGTCAGAACCGAAAGAGAGCGTGGGTCACTCGGCACCATCACAGCCCCCAATGCAACAGGAAGTGTCACCTGGACCATCTCCTTTTCGCTGAGACAAACCATAATGTGAATGctcacaaaaacatacatttatcaAAGCTCTCCACAGCATACTGTATTCCCTTGAGAGTGAGCTATCGGTTTTGCCCTCTCCACGTTCGAGTGTGTGCAGATGTCTCTGAAGGAATCAGACTCGTTTTGTAGCGACTATGATGAGATTTGGAAAGTGATGTTGCCGTGTACTGAAGGCTCACCATGCTATTCTGCACAAATAGAATAActgaaatattctgttttatgttgGGTTCGATCACAACCATCCCATACTTTATTCAACTTTCTCATCTCTTCTCAGGTTATTCATTTTGTCAAAtactttattatatataatttttttttatttgtacaacATATTTGATTTACAGACACCCCTCCTTATCACAAAATGGGTGGTTTGGTAGAATCCTGATTTAAAATAACTCATAATATCAAGGGCGTACAAGTGGAAAGACAGCAAAAAGTATGTAATTTTGACTTTGAATATTAGACATTTACAGCAGTTTGAAAGGTTTATGGTAGCTAGCATATTCtctcagttttacagttttttttttttactgaagcacCATGTTTGACATTAcaatcaaaagcacaaacactACAAAAGCGTTCTGACAACGTTTGAGGAACCACTGAGATCAAGCCACAACATCCAGGTGCTGGGGAGGAACGGATCTGCTCAGCACAAGCGATTCACTCTGGAACATGTTTGTGACTCTCAAAGTGATCATGAGGCAGTCCAATAAAATCTGCTTTATCTGAaactcagcaaaaaaaaaaaaaaaacaagtggatAGTGGACACACTCTGGCTCCGCCCCACGGAATGCACAAACAGACAGTCTGATGGAAAATTTTTTGTAAGGAAGATTATGCTTTCAATGGAGGCCTATGTGGGACAGTTACTATACTTTGGAATTCTTGATATTTTACCAGGTTTTAAAAACTGTGAACGAAAACGTCTGCCCTTTTGCTGTGTTGAATGTACTTACATGGCATCcgttagttttattttcttcttcaaCGGAACTGAAGCCGTTCTTGAATGTTTACTGAAACTGTTCATTGTGAAGTCTGTTgctcattattttctgtttcttttttagatagatttacagtttttccctTCCAAAGCAGGTTATTAATAAGGAAactcaatttttattttgtttgtacatTGTTGGCATACTCTATTGTGTTTCAAtagaatgtttttaattattaaaaaagatGAATTGATTGCTTAATGTTatttatacaaacacatacgTAAAAACTTCTAATGGTTTGCAACCCTAGCACAAACCATTTTATCTCAGCTCAGCAAAGAAATCCCACTAAACACACTTCAGAAGATGAAGAGGCAAGTCACAGAAAGCATAAGAACACTTATGTTTGTAGAGAATCGCTGTCTAAACtgaacaatgttttttaatgttagtTGCACAAACATTTTGAAGACTTTCCTATCATGGGGATGGATGGAATACAGCAGCAGACAGCGTGCCTCTTATTGTGCCTgcagtgtgagggtgtggtcTGAGCAACACACACTTAATTCACCATCCTATCAGGAACCTTTCAGATCAAATTGGAAACCCAGGAACGAGAGCAGAACCCTGGGAAGCCGCTGGGAGCTCTGGATTGCCGTAAACAGCACATGGCATGCGTTATTACTGAGGCACCTCCAGacttttttccacagcatgACAAAGTGCATCCCGTTCATAAAGCTGCAGCAGGACCTATGGGATGCAAAAATCTGTTCACTGCATCCACAGCATGAGAATAACGTTTTCCATGATCAAGCAAAATCTGCTCTCAGGTGCGTAATTCTTTATGACTGCTAGGGTAATTCACGTCAGAGTTACTGATGGATAATCTACTTCAAATGCTCTTCTTAAAATGATTGCCCAGAAGGGCTCTACTTCTGTTGCTGTGCCCACCGGTTTCCACCCAGCCTGGGTGCAGGTTCAGCATCAGTAACGACCCACAGACTCACAGCAAACTCACCTGCACTCGCTCACTCTGGGTGCGGTGTGTGCTTTGGGGCTGTCAGAAACCACTTTATGAACTTTGTCTGCAGAGCCATCCAAGTTATTTTTCACTTAAAAGGATTTACAATTACCCAGCATAAGCACCCACCAAGTTAAGTACTTGGAAACAACATATGGCATTT
This genomic interval carries:
- the LOC118783357 gene encoding homeobox protein PKNOX2-like yields the protein MMQHVSPAPALTMMATQSVPPPSYQESQQMTGTTQSSSKAQAVHIPAAPAPGAAPVSVTLDPQAQLESDKQAVYRHPLFPLLALLFEKCEQATQGSECITSASFDVDIENFVHQQEQDHKPFFSEDPELDNLMVKAIQVLRIHLLELEKVNELCKDFCNRYITCLKTKMHSDNLLRNDLGGPYSPSHTSLSLQQDMMQTSSPSMTTVSSSVNPAGITVPASTLHQGSVAMTTINSQVVPGGTLYQPVTMVTSQGQVLTQALPQGTIQIQNAQVNLDLSSLLEGDDKKSKNKRGVLPKQATNIMRSWLFQHLMHPYPTEDEKRQIAAQTNLTLLQVNNWFINARRRILQPMLDASNPDPAPKAKKMKSQHRPTQRFWPDSIASGVLQTHGEHPTSNSDGSLAGDSLQPLSSDSATLAMQQAMLGGADDSLDGTEEEEEEEEEEEEEEEEEEMEAEDREGEGVGERQLRNPGMRVMGREHREGV